A window from Streptomyces sp. NBC_00271 encodes these proteins:
- a CDS encoding DUF742 domain-containing protein, protein MTDDHWYEDETGSMVRPYTVTRGRTRPSDRHTIDLMSRVTALRTEEGRPAVDHAGAALLALVRHGPRPVVELAADADLPLTVVRVLLGDLAEAGLVRIDAPRRPEPGGPTADPELLREIVERLRAL, encoded by the coding sequence GTGACCGACGACCACTGGTACGAGGACGAGACCGGGTCGATGGTGCGGCCCTACACCGTGACCAGGGGCCGGACGCGGCCCTCCGACCGGCACACGATCGATCTGATGTCGCGGGTCACCGCCCTGAGGACGGAAGAGGGCCGGCCGGCTGTCGACCACGCAGGCGCCGCCCTGCTGGCCCTAGTGCGCCACGGACCCCGGCCGGTCGTCGAGCTCGCCGCCGACGCCGACCTGCCCCTGACCGTCGTACGCGTGCTGCTGGGCGATCTGGCCGAGGCCGGTCTCGTACGCATCGACGCGCCGCGGCGGCCGGAACCGGGCGGCCCGACGGCCGACCCCGAGCTGCTGCGCGAGATCGTGGAGCGACTGCGCGCGCTGTGA
- a CDS encoding roadblock/LC7 domain-containing protein: MLRDQTPEHSDRASEPQGSSPEPPGTDLGWLLDDLVARTDHVRQAVLLTADGLPLSCSDGMRRRDIEHLAAVCSGFHSLARSAGERFAAGEVRQTMVMLDDAYLFITPAGDGSRLAVLSEVQTDVGQLAHEMALLVRRVGRHMAAAVRSAADPAGP, translated from the coding sequence ATGCTCCGTGACCAGACCCCCGAGCACTCCGACCGGGCCTCCGAGCCCCAGGGCAGCAGCCCCGAACCGCCCGGCACGGACCTCGGCTGGCTGCTCGACGACCTCGTGGCCAGGACCGACCACGTCCGCCAGGCCGTGCTCCTCACCGCCGACGGCCTCCCGCTGAGCTGCTCGGACGGCATGCGCCGGCGGGACATCGAGCACCTCGCCGCCGTCTGCTCCGGCTTCCACAGCCTGGCCCGCTCGGCCGGAGAACGCTTCGCCGCGGGGGAGGTGCGCCAGACCATGGTGATGCTCGACGACGCCTACCTCTTCATCACCCCGGCGGGCGACGGCAGCCGGCTGGCCGTCCTGAGCGAGGTGCAGACGGACGTCGGACAGCTCGCCCACGAGATGGCCTTGCTGGTCCGCCGCGTCGGCCGCCACATGGCCGCCGCCGTACGGTCGGCCGCCGACCCCGCGGGCCCCTGA
- a CDS encoding flavin monoamine oxidase family protein — MTSTVPTAVQHADAQQPPITMFGPDFPYAYDDFLAHPAGLGQIPATEHGTEVAVIGGGLSGIVAAYELMKMGLKPVVYEADEIGGRLRTVGFEGCDPSLTAEMGAMRFPPSSTALQHYIDLVGLETRPFPNPLAESTPSTVVDLKGESHYATSVDDLPQVYRDVMNAWNACLEEGADFSDMNQAMRERDVPRIREIWAKLVEKLDNQTFYGFLCDSDSFKSFRHREIFGQVGFGTGGWDTDFPNSILEILRVVYTEADDHHRGIVGGSQQLPLRLWEREPQKIVHWAYGTSLAKLHDGAPRPAVTRLNRTAGNGITVTDANGDIRTYKAAIFTAQSWMLLSKVACDDSLFPIDHWTAIERTHYMESSKLFVPVDRPFWLDKDEETGRDVMSMTLTDRMTRGTYLLDEGPDKPAVICLSYTWCDDSLKWLPLSANERMEVMLKSLGEIYPKVDIRKHIIGNPVTVSWENEPYFMGAFKANLPGHYRYQRRLFTHFMQDSLPEDKRGIFLAGDDISWTAGWAEGAVQTALNAVWGVMHQLGGATDPTNPGPGDVYDEIAPVELPED; from the coding sequence ATGACGTCCACGGTGCCCACCGCCGTCCAGCACGCCGACGCGCAGCAGCCGCCGATCACCATGTTCGGTCCGGACTTCCCGTACGCGTACGACGACTTCCTCGCCCACCCGGCGGGCCTCGGCCAGATACCCGCGACCGAGCACGGCACCGAGGTCGCGGTCATCGGCGGCGGCCTGTCCGGCATCGTGGCCGCCTACGAGCTGATGAAGATGGGTCTCAAGCCCGTCGTCTACGAGGCCGACGAGATCGGTGGTCGCCTGCGGACCGTGGGCTTCGAGGGGTGCGACCCGTCGCTCACCGCCGAGATGGGCGCCATGCGCTTCCCGCCCTCCTCCACCGCCCTCCAGCACTACATCGACCTGGTGGGTCTGGAGACCCGGCCGTTCCCCAACCCGCTCGCGGAGTCCACTCCCTCGACGGTCGTCGACCTCAAGGGCGAGTCGCACTACGCGACCAGCGTCGACGATCTGCCGCAGGTCTACCGCGACGTGATGAACGCCTGGAACGCCTGCCTCGAAGAGGGCGCCGACTTCTCCGACATGAACCAGGCCATGCGTGAGCGCGACGTGCCGCGCATCCGCGAGATCTGGGCGAAGCTCGTCGAGAAGCTCGACAACCAGACCTTCTACGGCTTCCTCTGCGACTCGGACTCCTTCAAGTCCTTCCGGCACCGCGAGATCTTCGGCCAGGTCGGCTTCGGCACCGGCGGCTGGGACACCGACTTCCCGAACTCGATCCTGGAGATCCTGCGCGTCGTCTACACCGAGGCCGACGACCATCACCGCGGCATCGTCGGCGGCTCCCAGCAGCTGCCGCTGCGCCTGTGGGAGCGCGAGCCGCAGAAGATCGTGCACTGGGCCTACGGCACCTCGCTCGCGAAGCTGCACGACGGCGCCCCGCGCCCGGCCGTCACCCGGCTGAACCGCACCGCGGGCAACGGCATCACGGTGACGGACGCGAACGGCGACATCCGTACGTACAAGGCGGCGATCTTCACCGCCCAGTCCTGGATGCTGCTCTCCAAGGTCGCCTGCGACGACTCGCTCTTCCCGATCGACCACTGGACCGCCATCGAGCGGACCCACTACATGGAGAGCTCCAAGCTCTTCGTGCCGGTCGACCGGCCGTTCTGGCTGGACAAGGACGAGGAGACCGGCCGTGACGTCATGTCGATGACGCTCACCGACCGCATGACCCGCGGGACCTACCTCCTCGACGAGGGCCCGGACAAGCCCGCCGTCATCTGCCTCTCGTACACGTGGTGCGACGACAGCCTGAAGTGGCTGCCGCTGTCCGCGAACGAGCGGATGGAGGTCATGCTGAAGTCGCTCGGCGAGATCTACCCGAAGGTCGACATCAGGAAGCACATCATCGGCAACCCGGTGACCGTGTCCTGGGAGAACGAGCCCTACTTCATGGGCGCGTTCAAGGCCAACCTGCCCGGCCACTACCGCTACCAGCGCCGCCTGTTCACGCACTTCATGCAGGACTCGCTGCCCGAGGACAAGCGGGGCATCTTCCTCGCCGGCGACGACATCTCCTGGACGGCCGGCTGGGCCGAGGGTGCCGTGCAGA
- a CDS encoding carbon-nitrogen hydrolase family protein: MRTALLQSSGRPGSVVENLKVLDEAAGRAAAAGAGLVAAPEMFLTGYAIGDDIARLAEPADGDWADAIAEIATRHGVAVAYGYPEREGETVYNSAQLISADGTRLANYRKTHLFGCFERDHFTPGEQPVVQADLNGLRIGLMICYDVEFPENVRAHALAGTDLLVVPTAQMHPFQFVAESVVPVRAFENQMYVAYVNRVGPEGEFEFVGLSTLAGPDGIARTRAGRGEELVLADADPDFLAASREANPYLKDRRPGLYGSLV, translated from the coding sequence ATGCGCACAGCCCTGCTCCAGAGCTCCGGCCGCCCCGGCTCGGTCGTCGAGAACCTGAAGGTCCTCGACGAGGCCGCGGGCCGCGCCGCCGCTGCCGGCGCCGGGCTCGTGGCGGCGCCGGAGATGTTCCTCACCGGGTACGCGATCGGCGACGACATCGCCCGCCTCGCCGAGCCCGCCGACGGGGACTGGGCCGACGCGATCGCCGAGATCGCCACCCGCCACGGCGTCGCCGTCGCCTACGGCTACCCCGAGCGCGAGGGCGAGACGGTCTACAACTCCGCGCAGCTCATCTCCGCCGACGGCACCCGCCTCGCGAACTACCGCAAGACCCACCTCTTCGGCTGCTTCGAGCGCGACCACTTCACGCCCGGCGAGCAGCCCGTCGTCCAGGCGGACCTGAACGGCCTCCGCATCGGCCTCATGATCTGCTACGACGTCGAGTTCCCGGAGAACGTCCGGGCGCACGCCCTCGCCGGCACCGACCTCCTCGTCGTGCCGACCGCGCAGATGCACCCCTTCCAGTTCGTCGCCGAGTCCGTCGTCCCGGTGCGCGCCTTCGAGAACCAGATGTACGTCGCGTACGTCAACCGGGTGGGCCCGGAGGGCGAGTTCGAGTTCGTCGGACTGTCCACGCTGGCCGGCCCCGACGGGATCGCCCGTACCCGGGCCGGACGCGGTGAGGAACTCGTCCTCGCCGACGCCGACCCCGACTTCCTCGCGGCCTCGCGCGAGGCGAACCCGTATCTGAAGGACCGCCGCCCCGGCCTCTACGGGTCGCTCGTCTGA
- a CDS encoding sensor histidine kinase produces the protein MRWSFGRPTTVRARIVALALAPVVALMVLWSFAMVSVTGELRALVRVQGVYDDFGTPVDTAVGQIQIERRLAAAYLGADHGTAAALDLMEQQRRTDRAVTAMRTAIRDGDRGRLSGRQRQVLDAVLRSFDGLEGLRERVLSRAISWDRAVTEYGALVEPGFDVQSALTALQAGQLAREAQVVIELVRVREFVSREDALVAGARAAGSLTDRQYDALTATIEDRRVFERTYVPDLPADSRALFEEFQRGSLHRELTRGEDALLRAGARGAGEAVAAGSWRTTTDRAVKRYMQLCTRSAVNSAERGRAFAYRELAKAAIVGVLGLAAVGLSLWFAVRGARRISRRLETLRDAADLLTTRQLPDVMRRLGAGEDVDAATEAPPLADGEAGADEIGQVGRSFNTARLAAVEAAVKQATLRRGLFAVLLNIARRNQALVHRQLKLVDTLERRTEDPDVLDDLFRIDHLTTRMRRHAESLIILSGAAPGRRWRRPVPVARVVTSAVSEIEEYARVVVPPMPEVGVAADAVADVVHLIAELVENATVFSPPQTQVTLRTGRAGGGFVLEIDDRGLGLEPEQIEEAHRTLTTPDDFDPTRHDRLGLYVVGRLAARHGIEVTLCRSPYGGTTAVVLLPEAVLAPVDPERPEPAADTDPRALPSRSSRTSETSRKGTAVLEKQREAPDRPADHVEKLREAPDRLADRVPKSAPAASPPALPTRVRQTSLAPELRTEGPAADEPSEREVTAEEVRAVFGAFQRGLDRGRKGLPTGPGSERRTDTEEGTDADDAP, from the coding sequence ATGCGCTGGTCCTTCGGCCGTCCCACCACGGTCCGTGCGCGCATCGTGGCGCTCGCGCTCGCACCGGTGGTCGCCCTCATGGTGCTGTGGAGCTTCGCCATGGTGTCCGTCACCGGCGAACTGCGCGCGCTCGTCCGGGTCCAGGGGGTGTACGACGACTTCGGGACGCCCGTCGACACGGCGGTCGGCCAGATCCAGATCGAACGGCGGCTCGCGGCCGCCTACCTGGGCGCGGACCACGGCACGGCGGCGGCCCTCGACCTGATGGAGCAGCAGCGCCGCACCGACCGCGCCGTGACCGCCATGCGGACGGCGATCCGGGACGGCGACCGCGGCAGGCTCTCCGGCAGGCAGCGGCAGGTGCTCGACGCCGTGCTGCGCTCCTTCGACGGGCTGGAGGGGCTGCGGGAGCGGGTGCTGTCCCGCGCCATCAGCTGGGACCGGGCGGTCACCGAGTACGGCGCCCTCGTGGAGCCGGGCTTCGACGTCCAGTCCGCCCTCACCGCGCTGCAGGCCGGACAGCTGGCGCGCGAGGCCCAGGTCGTCATCGAGCTGGTGCGGGTGAGGGAGTTCGTCTCGCGGGAGGACGCCCTCGTCGCCGGGGCGCGGGCCGCCGGATCGCTCACCGACCGCCAGTACGACGCGCTCACCGCGACGATCGAGGACCGCCGGGTCTTCGAGCGGACGTATGTGCCCGACCTCCCCGCCGACTCGCGCGCCCTCTTCGAGGAGTTCCAGCGAGGCTCCCTGCACCGGGAGCTGACCCGGGGCGAGGACGCCCTGTTGCGGGCGGGCGCACGGGGCGCGGGGGAGGCCGTCGCGGCCGGCTCCTGGCGCACCACCACCGACCGGGCCGTCAAGCGGTACATGCAGCTGTGCACGCGGTCGGCCGTCAACTCCGCCGAGCGCGGACGGGCCTTCGCCTACCGGGAGCTGGCCAAGGCGGCGATCGTCGGTGTCCTCGGACTCGCCGCCGTGGGGCTGTCCCTGTGGTTCGCCGTGCGCGGCGCCCGGCGCATCTCGCGCCGCCTGGAGACCCTCCGGGACGCCGCCGACCTCCTCACCACCCGCCAACTGCCCGACGTGATGCGGCGGCTCGGCGCTGGTGAGGACGTGGACGCCGCCACCGAGGCACCGCCCCTGGCCGACGGGGAGGCGGGAGCCGACGAGATCGGCCAGGTCGGCCGGTCCTTCAACACCGCCCGCCTCGCGGCCGTCGAGGCCGCCGTCAAGCAGGCCACCCTGCGCCGCGGGCTGTTCGCGGTGCTCCTCAACATCGCCCGCCGCAACCAGGCGCTCGTCCACCGCCAGCTCAAACTGGTCGACACGCTGGAGCGGCGCACCGAAGACCCGGACGTCCTGGACGACCTGTTCCGGATCGATCACCTCACCACCCGGATGCGGCGCCACGCGGAGAGCCTGATCATCCTCTCCGGCGCGGCGCCCGGCCGCAGATGGCGCAGGCCCGTACCGGTCGCCCGCGTGGTGACCTCCGCGGTGAGCGAGATCGAGGAGTACGCGCGCGTCGTGGTCCCGCCGATGCCGGAGGTGGGCGTGGCGGCGGACGCCGTCGCCGACGTCGTCCATCTGATCGCCGAACTCGTCGAGAACGCCACCGTGTTCTCACCGCCCCAGACCCAGGTCACCCTGCGCACCGGCCGCGCCGGGGGCGGGTTCGTGCTGGAGATCGACGACCGGGGCCTCGGTCTCGAACCCGAACAGATCGAGGAGGCCCACCGCACCCTCACCACGCCGGACGACTTCGACCCGACCCGGCACGACCGGCTCGGGCTGTACGTGGTGGGGCGGCTCGCCGCACGGCACGGCATCGAGGTCACGCTGTGCCGGTCGCCGTACGGCGGTACGACGGCGGTGGTGCTGCTGCCGGAGGCGGTCCTCGCACCGGTCGACCCCGAGCGGCCGGAGCCGGCGGCGGACACGGACCCGCGGGCACTGCCGTCGCGCTCCTCCCGGACCTCCGAGACCTCCCGGAAGGGCACCGCGGTCCTCGAGAAGCAGCGGGAGGCACCTGACCGTCCCGCGGACCATGTAGAGAAACTGCGGGAGGCACCCGACCGTCTCGCGGACCGTGTGCCGAAGAGCGCTCCCGCCGCGAGCCCACCCGCGCTGCCCACCCGCGTCCGGCAGACCTCCCTCGCCCCCGAACTGCGCACCGAGGGCCCGGCCGCCGACGAGCCGTCGGAGCGCGAGGTCACCGCCGAGGAGGTCCGCGCGGTCTTCGGCGCCTTCCAGCGCGGCCTCGACCGCGGCCGCAAGGGCCTGCCCACCGGGCCCGGATCCGAGCGGCGAACCGACACCGAGGAAGGGACGGACGCCGACGATGCTCCGTGA